The Fusarium fujikuroi IMI 58289 draft genome, chromosome FFUJ_chr01 sequence TGACCTGTGTCGCTACCTTTATTCTCTGGCCATTCACAATTCACAATCATTTCTTCCCTTGATTGGATCATACACGCGCGCAAGACCAGCAATCGCTCCCGCCCGCGAACCACAGACAGCCCAGTAAACGCTCTGTGCTCGCAAGCCCAGTCAAGTTCTGCTATTCGCTCAGCGCCCGCCTTATCACCCCAAAGGGCAACACATAACACGGCAGACTATTGCTACCGGCTTCAGCCCTATCAGCTAAGACCGACTAATAACTGAACTGTTCTGTTATCCAGGACTGCACTTCAGTGTTATCGCTACGGATAGCTGGTTTCTATTGCTCATTCGGCAAATAAAAAAAAGCCCAGCTTGTTACTCTCCAGCCCCCAGGCAATTtttcagctcaaggccaaggtcagGACCAGGGCTCAATACTCTTCCTCAAAAGCCTCATCATTGTGCGATCACCACGCACGACTTTACCAACCTTTCCCTCTTTATCTACCAACCTTTCCCTCTTTATCTGGCCAGGTATCAAGACATTGATTCTCCCGAAACCAATTTGCCTCCTTTGTTTTCCTCATCACAGCCTCGTTCTCAGAAACGAATTCATTCCCCTTGGGCGAACCTCGACAAGCTAGCGCTGTGATCTCACCTGAAGACCCCCATACACGCGATTATCCTCTAGGATTGTCCAAGACGCGTCCGACTTGCATCGGAGAAAGTCAACAACCCTGATTCTCTGACAAGAATTCTCCTGCCGAACTCGGATAGTCTTGTCTTTGCACTGCCTTGTCTCCCCTTTAACCCCTGTTTTGTCTGCCAGATTCCCTTCTAAGCGCAAGACCATAACTTGCCGCGCGACAAGACGAGCCTTCACTCGCCCGAGACAACCCACCCACTCCAATTCAATTTAACCCGCCTCGGTCCATCAGCAAATCAGCGACCTTTTGCACTTCGCTTCGCCTTTTCATCTTCACGACTTCGAGGcctatcatcgtcaacagcatcatagTGGCCATTTCCATTGGTCGCAATACCTGTCACCTGACAATTCTTGTCTGCGGATCTCGATTTTACCCCGGATTTGACTCTTGTCATCTGGCTTCGGAATCGAGGTTGTACGAGTAAGCCTTGAGCGCGCTCAGTATTCCATCAAACCGTGCACATACGCTCGCGTGTGCATCATATCCGTAACAAAAGGTACGTAGAACCTCAACTTCTATCACAATTGTCCAAACATTTTCCCAGTCTTGGGTATTCTTCTCGTGTATTTTATCAATGCATTCGTTCTCTGCTTGACCACATCGTTAAGCAACGTGAGCGCGTCGTGTCACGGTGATCAGATCGTGTCAACGCGGCCTTGTTACTGCCATTTCACTCTCAAAACGCGCTTCCTCCATCAAGTGTTGGTTTCAACGCGCATTTCATGCTGTTGCCTGTGGTGTGTGGTGCAACGAGGATTTCTCTATCCTTTGGTGACCACTAACACCAAAGCTAGAGACGAAGTTGGCAAACTTGCACCGCAACTTAGACTGACAACACTAATAGCCTGTCGCCGCACCGACACCTCATTTAATCGGGACCACCCTTAACGTATGTATCACGTGTATCTTCTGTTTTATAATGCCTTGTTCACAGTTTGTCGTTACACTCTGGACCTTGGTTTACCACGTTGACGAGGTTGTTTCCTGCGATCCCAGCCAGCTTCGCTTATACCAAAGCGAGATGTGCCACTTTGGCGAAACTCTCCCACTCTACCACATGATCACTATTTCATCTATCGATCGAAGTAGTCCAGTGTCTACTCGGTCACACaaatgatgaagttgaaaaAGATGGATGCCCTAGCCTGTATCAATACCCTTTGACTTAACAAGCTTTGATATGCACGCCCGCCCACTCGAGCTTTTATCATTCCTATGGCCGGCCAATACCCCGCTTTGGGACCCTGTTGCGAGGCGCAGGGCCGCAGCTACCAGAATCTCGGGAGCGACTGGATCATGGCCGCCAGAAAGATTGAAGCCTAAGCCTTTGGAAGTTCAAACGGCGTTTCTTGACAAGGCAGCCTGGAAGTCCTCTTCATGTTGTCATGCGGCACGACGAACGGGCGCCAGTCTTGTTGAagtatcttgatcttgcaCTCAAGACTGCTAGTGACATCAGTGGCCATGCAGAACGCCAGAATGAAGAGCCGCATGCTCTACCCCAAGCATTCAAATCTGCCCAACGAAGGAAGTCTTCTGCTTTGAGGCCGCGAGCATCAATCATCTTACAGTACCTACTGCTCTGGCCCAAAGCTAGTGGGCTGGCCGAGTGGGAGATGTGGGCCCGTCCATCGCATATTCCGTCATGCATGAGACGCTGAGATGCCAACGCATCAAGAGTGGCTTTACAAAGCCCATCAGCACCCTTTACCCTTCCCGCCCCCGTTTTTCTACCGTCTCCTTTATCCTAGTTTAGCATATATACACCTCAGCTAACGCCTATGGTTGGACAGATCTCTTACAACGAGCAACTGACCAGACAGCACCGTCTCTGCCACCGCTGCTTGTCTATTACTTTACTCCAGCCCTAGATTCGACGATATTCATTCGCGTGGCTGTGTAAATAGTTTCATCAGCCACTCTAGGCAACATTGAGCCACAGCACACCAGCTCGTTTCGGCCTGCCAGCTCACCCACGCGTACCCAATTGCCTTAGTGCGCCTCATTCCAGAGTCTCTTCGTATTAGAGAGGATTTCCAGCACTCGAGCCCGACTGCTCCCAAACGAACATCAGTTTCCATCATCGCATAGTTGACGATCAGTTCTTACAATCACGTCTATTCGCTCTCTGTTCTCTTGCAAAGCTCTTGTTGCAACGCCACTCGATAACGCGTCAAGGACTGAACAATTCCTTATTGATCTTACACGCGGTCAACGAATAGTAACGCGACGAGGACGTATTTCCTCGACACTTAGTGATCAGACTGGATTCTTAGTGGAGAATGGACTACAGTCAATACCAACAAGGCCAAAATACACATCCCGGTTACGCGAACTCTGCTACTGCTAATAACATCGCTTCACCAACGAATACCATTCCCCAGCACACGGTACAATCCTCACCTGTCAtcgcttctcaacagcaacaaactCAACCACAAGGACACAACATGTACGGACCACAATACGGAGTGGCACAACAGGGCATGCACTATGCGATGCCTGGTATACAGGCGGCCGCGATGGCAGCAACCGCCGCTGCTTCTGGCACGAACTATGGCTATATGTCCTCAGATCCCAATATTCCTCAAAGTTCACCCCGCATGGGTGCCAATGCCAAAAAGGACGGACGACAATCGCCTCGAATGAACAGCATGCCCCAAATACCCGGCCGTCGAATGAGCCAGGTTACGAGTCCCGGCGTTGCGACGGCGCCCATGATGAGCCATGCCGGTGCTCGACCAGGCGTCGCCCCATCTCAGATGCCCGCTCCCCAGATGCAACACCCGCAATCCCCGGAGATGCCAGCCGCGAGTGGTGCGGAGGAGTCGCCACTTTATGTGAACGCTAAGCAATTCCATCGTATCCTCAAGCGTCGTGTTGCTCGACAGAAACTTGAGGAACAGCTCCGACTGACGTCTAAAGGACGCAAGCCATATCTGCACGAGTCACGCCACAATCATGCTATGCGTAGACCTCGCGGCCCTGGTGGACGTTTCCTCACTGCCGAGGAGGTGGCAGCAATGGACCGCGAAGGTGAAAAGAGTGTCGATGGCAAAGATAATTCTGCTGGGGAAAGCTCTGGCACTATGGGAACAAAGCGCAAGTCTGAAGCCGGCTCGGCCACCTCAAACAAGAAAGCTAAGACGGACACAGCCAGCCCaggggatgaagatgaagatgagggttGATATTGCAAATAAACACCCCTATCACCTTCTTTCTACTTTTTCAGCCTACCAGCGGTTTACGACGTCACGAAAGCACgattgtttcttcttttgatcGCCACACTGCCTACAAGGGCCTGAATGGTCCCAAACAGAGCGAGTATTTCTTTTTGATCGGATGAGGTGTCTACAGTTATTGGCGAGTTGATATTGGCACCTTTGTTTACGTGTTGCGGCGGCTTATACCGTTCAACCACAGTCCGGCACGGCGTCTTTTCTTGACGGGTTTCATTTTAATACAGCACTTCACTGGCAACAGCAGATCATTCCGATTTTGGACGGGTATGACCTTGGGGATAACGGATGGACAAAATGGATGGACGATTCGTTACGATGGATACCCCGTTTCATTATATCGTTCTATCTTTTCTCCTGCGTCTGCTGTCCCACTTCCTATCGTCCTGTTGCATACGCCAACATGCAACTGGTCCCTGGCATACGTCGGTCTGGCTACCGAACAATAGCCATACTGCCACTGCGCTCACAGTTCAGAATTGATCATCTCATGCAAGTGAGAATAGACGACGAACGGGAAAATCGgattgagaaaagaaaaaagaaagaggacgTAAAGGGAACTCAGATGGACGAGATACTGTGTTACTTACTCACTTATCAAGTGGCTTGGTCAACTCCTCGCCATTGAATGAGGTTCTCAAAGGGGTGTATAGGTTTAGAGTCATCGATGATGGTCCGGCGTTGGATCCGAAGTATAGGAGAATTGTGTTTAAGGATTAAAGCTTGTAAATGTTTGTTTTAAATTTGATGACTTATGTGCCAAAGTTGCTGTCATGACAATGTCCTCTCCCAATATGTTTGACCATCATTCACAATTTCACAATGCTGTCTACGTATCTGGAAAACCTGGCATAAACCCGTATCAGTTCTCAGAGCACGAGGCTGAAACAACTGGGCTTGTTCAGCAGAGAAGCATACATTCGAAACTCAGTATCGAAAATGGAACGGGGTTAATCTGATAACTTCAGTCTAGATACACGATAATAGATGCCTAAATGCCTATATCTCTTGCCCATCGTATCTCATAATTCGTAACCATAAATCGTAATCGTAACAAGGCAAAATGATACTTGAACATCGTTGTCCTGTGAGAAAGCGAGAACGCCTTGAAGCCGTGAACGTTATACAAATGTGAAACCGATTACATCGCCATGAGGACCATAGTCTTGACTAAACACCTCCGAAATCATCTCTCTCGACCTTCTGTGCCGACCTCTTACTCCAAAGTCTTGCTGCTATCCTCTCGAGCAATGTGCCATTACCTCGTCTCACCCTGGCCGCTGCGA is a genomic window containing:
- a CDS encoding related to CCAAT-binding factor HAPB protein produces the protein MDYSQYQQGQNTHPGYANSATANNIASPTNTIPQHTVQSSPVIASQQQQTQPQGHNMYGPQYGVAQQGMHYAMPGIQAAAMAATAAASGTNYGYMSSDPNIPQSSPRMGANAKKDGRQSPRMNSMPQIPGRRMSQVTSPGVATAPMMSHAGARPGVAPSQMPAPQMQHPQSPEMPAASGAEESPLYVNAKQFHRILKRRVARQKLEEQLRLTSKGRKPYLHESRHNHAMRRPRGPGGRFLTAEEVAAMDREGEKSVDGKDNSAGESSGTMGTKRKSEAGSATSNKKAKTDTASPGDEDEDEG